The Mya arenaria isolate MELC-2E11 chromosome 15, ASM2691426v1 genomic sequence tttcatgtacattaaCACCTTCAAAAGTACTGTACAGAATTACTAGaatgttacaatatttaaaaagataaaaataaaaatatttaagcaaatgaATTGTCTAATGTCTCTTATTCGTCCATTTATGTAGCATTCATTGCGCATTTGACGAAACAATAAACGAGTTTTGTGTTGTGTGCAGTATACTAGTTGATAGCCATTCGGAACACATCCGCCAGTCTGCTAAATCTTGCAGGTTacgaatgtaaaaatgtaagaGTACCTAATGTTAATTTCTGCATTTGTTTTTTCTATTCACCATACCGCAACATCATATGAGTTTTGTTCGTGGTCATCAAGCCGGCAAGTGGGTTTCTCAACTGTTTTTATTGAACATACCGCAAACATCATATGAGATTTATACGTGGTCATCAAGCCGGCAAGTGGGTTTTTCAACTGTTTCTATTCACCATACCGCAAACATCATATGAGATTTGctcgtggtcaccaagccggccAAGTGGGTGTGTACGAGTTCTCCATCATAGACTCTCGCACAACAGGGTCACAACGATCGAAACGCAGCAAAAGATTTCATAATCTTCAAGTTCCATTGACGCcgattatttcttaaaaacaagGACTACCTGaatgatttataattaaaatgtaaacccTGTTTGACGGCACAAGGTAAGCCATGTTTATGCCATATCAGTACATTGACTAATGATCTTCTTTATCTGGTTTAAGCCTTACGgttgtttatttaagaatgaaACATGGATAAACTTGAtcttatttgtattgtttatatttttaccgCATAAGATGTACTCCTGCACGAGGTTGCGTaactttattaaatacaaagttGTTACGTTAAACCGTTTCTATTTTACTGATAATTAAGTAACGTTACTTTCTTCGATTGTTGTTTAAAGTTTAGAACACGAGTGGAACTTTCAtcctatatatttaaaaacaactcgTGTACCATCTTATTAACATGTTTAAGCTATACTCCAGTTTTAAGCTTTGTCTTATAGTTGATTAATTACTGTTGTCAATATACAGcgattgttttataaattgtctaacaaaataaatttactgACTTgagtataaaagaaaacaataataactaCCGAACAAGCCGAATAGTCCATCAATATATCAACGAATATATCAAAAGGCAAAAGACACCGAACGAAaagtaaaacagtaaaaactacaaggacaagccgAATCGGCCAATTATCAAAAGGCAATAGCCGGAATGACACCGAACGAGAAAAAtaaacgtacaaacaccacgAACAGACCACACACACATCGGAAAAGCTTTATTGATAAACTGTGAGTGGGTAAACTTAACCCAACATTGATCGATGATCACAAATTCAATGACATATTAAAAACTCATCAAAgtcaatatcaatttaaaacaatgaaataaagtaaaactaatCAATACACTGATTTTAAGTAATACACGATCGGATACAAACATAACATGCAAACTACTGAATTAAGCGAGTGCAAGAGTTATCTCTTTTAATTCTTAAGTCGTAATAAAATGGCTGTACAGTTTCCGATTAGTACATCAAAACTTACTAAAATGTGTCTGCCTAAAAAAACATCCGTGTtgtagtgttttgttttatatgtaagacatataacatatcGGGCGGTTTTTTATGGTCAACGATGCAAAAATGCaactgcatttattttattacatatggAAATTGGCCGTATGCTCCTACAAGATGGTTTCCATTGCTTTTTCgatgtaatgtttataaaaaacgAAAATAGATCTCTCAGAAGCATGATGTATTCGTATAAATTCAGGTAAATATTTCACAGTTATGAAATTATCCTCAGCGTCATTGCATTCTGCCAAGTGTCAACAATCATCATAAATGGTATAcaatcaatgtcaaggtcattaATCCCATTCCCTCACTCCACGTATTTATTCCTTATGTCATACACTAGAATCCTATTTCCGAAATCCATTCCAACAAACAAGCGGTTTGTTTTTGCACAAAAAGCTAACGATCTAGGCTGGCGAAGGTCATTATTCGCATCTAAAAGAGGTATTAACTTCTCATCGCCTTTAACCAGCTGACACACAGTATTACTGTTGTACCCGCATACATAAACTACTCCGCCGGAATCTATTGTTATTCCTCGTACACCGTTCACTTTGGAACCCTTTCTGTCACACTTAAAGTGGACTGTGTTCTCTCTTGACAGACTGGTAATTTTAATCATCTCAGAGTCACTAACGTACAAGGAGTCCTTGTCGATACTCAAAGCCATGTAAAATGGTCTACTATACAGTGGTGATCCTGATTTATTAGTGCATATAGTTCTCATAACATCACCGGATAAATTCAGTACGGCAATATTGCTGCGACCTTCATTGTATGAGACAAAGAGCATTCCTTTCGCATATAGCAGGCCACTGCAAGATTTCAGTAAGATGAGATTCCTGTCTTTCGTGAGATGTCCATCTTCAGATATGGATATAATTGCGACAGTGGAAATGGCGGGTAGTGCAACAGCTAATTGATCAGCTTTAATCCTTGTAATGCCAAGAGGACAAGTCCGCATAACAAGTGATGAAACTATGTTGTCTTTAGTGACATTAATAAGCTTAACCTTGCAGTTGTAGCTATCAGACACTGCAAGCATATCTGATGACAACAATGTCATATCTGCGatatcacatttttttaattcggACTCCGTTCTCACATTCAAAGACGTCGCGTAGTTTGCTTTTCTCGGACAGTTGACGTCCCTGAATTCGATATTTCCAACGTTAACGTTCTTGAAGTCAGCCTCCAGACATGGAATGACGCAGTACCTAGTTaaacaataagaaaacaatGCATTAATTTGACCGTTAACAAAGGTAAGCTCTTTTTTGTAAGTCTAATGtaatttatgtgttttattactgaCGCATGGGCatgcataatatataaatataagtatataacaACAAGAACATTGTTATATGCCCAcatgttaaattaaacatgaacttaaccTTGACGTACACTAGTGTTAAAAAATATAGAATGCGGATTCCAATACGTAAAAGAAGGTACCGTGTTATTTTCTTAGACTCTTGCAACATGTCCATCTCCACTCTGCCTACTTCCATCCTCTTTAGGGTTCTCTTTGCCTCGATAAACCTTTTAACAAAATTGTGTGCATCAGTACTGTCTGCTTGACAAATTCTCTGACCTTCTAGCATTTCCCTCAGTCTGTGATGTTTTGAATTTGCTTTCGAAATTCTTTCGATGTCTCCCATCTCAATATCTTGAACGATTTCAGCCAGCATATTCTTCTTGTCCTCGAAATACTTAATGATCATGTCTATACTATTTTCCAATTCTTCCTTCGCACTACAAGCATAGAATTTAACCAAATTTGTACTGTCATCAGTTTCACTTTTCAAGTCAGCTAGTTCATTTACCATCTGAGTAATGTCTTTGTTAATTTGATCAACCTCAATACCATGTTCTTTACTATTTACAACGTCAGGTATGTACTGAACATTTGAGCACGCTCTATGCTGTGCTGTTACACACGTTGAGCACAAGACTTCCTCACAgtctttacaaaaatattttataaattcataagaaTGATTGCCGCACCTCTCAGAAAAGGAAGGTTCAACGGAAGACTCTAAAGGCCCTGTTGGTTTAGGAATATTTCCAGTAGGGCTTTCTTGATCACCGACGATGTTCATGATCGTATGATCCTTTGATATAGTAAATTTCGTATGGATTTCACAACATGATGCGCAGTAATTTTCTTGGCAATCTTGGCAAGATCGCTTTGCGGGAACTTCTTTTCCGATGTTCTTACACGAATAACAAAACACTTTATAATCCTCATCAGAACCGAAATCTAGACTTTCTTGcttcatgttcatgttttttgttttactttta encodes the following:
- the LOC128219124 gene encoding uncharacterized protein LOC128219124 — protein: MNMKQESLDFGSDEDYKVFCYSCKNIGKEVPAKRSCQDCQENYCASCCEIHTKFTISKDHTIMNIVGDQESPTGNIPKPTGPLESSVEPSFSERCGNHSYEFIKYFCKDCEEVLCSTCVTAQHRACSNVQYIPDVVNSKEHGIEVDQINKDITQMVNELADLKSETDDSTNLVKFYACSAKEELENSIDMIIKYFEDKKNMLAEIVQDIEMGDIERISKANSKHHRLREMLEGQRICQADSTDAHNFVKRFIEAKRTLKRMEVGRVEMDMLQESKKITRYCVIPCLEADFKNVNVGNIEFRDVNCPRKANYATSLNVRTESELKKCDIADMTLLSSDMLAVSDSYNCKVKLINVTKDNIVSSLVMRTCPLGITRIKADQLAVALPAISTVAIISISEDGHLTKDRNLILLKSCSGLLYAKGMLFVSYNEGRSNIAVLNLSGDVMRTICTNKSGSPLYSRPFYMALSIDKDSLYVSDSEMIKITSLSRENTVHFKCDRKGSKVNGVRGITIDSGGVVYVCGYNSNTVCQLVKGDEKLIPLLDANNDLRQPRSLAFCAKTNRLFVGMDFGNRILVYDIRNKYVE